From a single Poecilia reticulata strain Guanapo linkage group LG2, Guppy_female_1.0+MT, whole genome shotgun sequence genomic region:
- the LOC103482453 gene encoding U3 small nucleolar RNA-associated protein 14 homolog A codes for MAKVSKKKSIKKKLKVSCGVPVVSEGHQQPVYEEEEEEQGGMDRAEEETMSGEEDEGEDERKRQKLLEAIRSLGGKRKKALGERSEAAGHMSEFSVNPDGGPAKVQLSDLIGSLEKTSAVPAKSRKQLKNLQHSEKTIESPLSKQETERIQRDMAFQKAASEVSRWDGFITQNQRAEQLRFPLNRDRAGPKPVEKLVVGWKARTPLEQEIFALLSANKQPLTDPVLTPAEEASVKAMSLEEAKIRRAELQKARALQSYYEAKARRERKIKSKKYHKVQNKAKRKDFLKHFDEMVKLNPAVALEELNKMELARMQERMSLKHQNSSKWAKSKAIMAKYDEEARKAMQQQLEMNKELTQKLITPLNNNNDDDDDEEEEEEEAGDLLPDFANDAVDGRDASNPWMKGKLTAEPAQQQQQQLSDTLTEAAQAVCEEEEECQAGETEEEALLREFNSRRKLHQAQESDAAGGVLPEVVMEDAAVESEASDSDDSCYVVESASISTGRENVPRETKAADCSERSAPLEETLMRIRTVEDVELLPPEPPAEPSQPPATEAPPSEEKHIRKRKKKKGIELKEVLTKETKLIKVPFTPTVTDSEDPEAKMDQRGLIKEAFAGDDVISDFLKDKRRKEDEGKPKVIDLTLPGWGDWGGVGLKPPKRKRRRFRVKSAPPPPRKDQHLPSVIISEKRNASVSLHQVHVLPFPFENHAQFESCIRSPLGRAWNTERTVKKLTKPRVVTQLGAIIDPVAEEELLKNNNKKVVARESS; via the coding sequence ATGGCGAAAGTctccaagaaaaaaagtattaaaaagaaGTTAAAGGTGAGCTGCGGTGTTCCTGTCGTCAGCGAGGGGCATCAACAGCCGGTGtatgaagaggaagaagaagaacaaggcGGTATGGATAGAGCAGAGGAAGAAACCATGAGCGGCGAGGAGGACGAGGGAGAGGATGAACGAAAACGGCAAAAATTGCTGGAGGCGATCAGGTCTCTGGGTGGGAAGAGGAAGAAGGCGCTGGGGGAGAGGTCCGAGGCGGCCGGACACATGTCCGAGTTCTCTGTGAACCCTGACGGTGGTCCCGCTAAGGTCCAGCTGTCGGATCTGATCGGGAGCTTAGAAAAGACCTCCGCTGTCCCAGCTAAAAGTAGAAAGCAGTTAAAGAATCTGCAGCACTCTGAGAAAACCATCGAATCTCCTCTGAGCAAACAAGAGACTGAGAGGATCCAGAGGGACATGGCTTTCCAGAAGGCAGCCTCAGAGGTCAGCCGCTGGGACGGCTTTATCACCCAGAACCAGAGGGCCGAACAGCTGCGGTTCCCTCTGAACCGGGACCGGGCCGGGCCCAAACCTGTAGAGAAACTGGTGGTGGGCTGGAAGGCTCGGACTCCACTGGAGCAGGAGATCTTTGCTCTGCTGTCTGCCAACAAGCAGCCCCTTACTGACCCCGTTCTGACCCCTGCTGAAGAGGCGTCAGTAAAGGCCATGAGCCTGGAGGAGGCCAAGATCCGCCGTGCTGAGCTGCAAAAAGCCCGGGCCCTGCAGTCCTATTATGAGGCCAAGGCtcggagagagagaaaaatcaaaagcaagAAGTATCACAAAGTGCAGAACAAGGCCAAGCGGAAGGACTTCCTGAAGCACTTTGACGAGATGGTGAAGCTGAATCCAGCAGTTgccctggaggagctgaataAGATGGAGCTGGCCAGGATGCAGGAGAGGATGTCACTGAAACACCAGAACAGCAGCAAGTGGGCCAAGTCAAAGGCCATCATGGCCAAATATGACGAAGAGGCTCGCAAAgccatgcagcagcagctggagatgaaCAAAGAGCTCACTCAAAAGTTGATTACTCcactcaacaacaacaacgatgatgacgacgatgaggaggaggaagaggaggaggcaggTGATTTGCTTCCTGACTTTGCGAACGATGCAGTGGATGGTCGAGATGCATCGAATCCGTGGATGAAAGGCAAGCTTACTGCAGAAccagcacagcagcagcagcagcagctgagtgaCACTCTGACTGAGGCAGCACAGGCTGtgtgtgaggaagaggaggaatgTCAGGCTGGGGAAACAGAAGAGGAAGCCCTCCTCAGAGAGTTTAACAGTAGGAGGAAACTGCATCAAGCTCAGGAGTCTGACGCAGCAGGAGGTGTTTTGCCAGAGGTGGTGATGGAGGACGCAGCCGTCGAGTCGGAGGCTTCTGACAGCGATGACAGCTGTTACGTGGTGGAGTCTGCAAGCATCTCCACAGGAAGAGAAAATGTCCCGAGAGAGACAAAAGCAGCCGACTGCTCTGAACGGTCGGCTCCGCTGGAGGAGACGCTGATGAGGATCAGGACCGTGGAGGACGTGGAGCTTCTCCCTCCAGAGCCGCCAGCTGAACCCAGTCAGCCTCCCGCTACAGAAGCCCCTCCCTCTGAAGAGAAGCACATAcgcaaaaggaaaaagaagaagggaaTAGAGCTGAAGGAAGTTCTCACTAAAGAGACAAAGCTTATCAAAGTTCCATTTACTCCCACTGTCACAGACTCTGAGGACCCAGAAGCTAAGATGGACCAAAGAGGACTGATTAAGGAAGCTTTTGCTGGAGATGATGTAATCTCAGACTTTCTTAAAGATAAAAGGAGGAAGGAGGACGAAGGGAAGCCAAAGGTGATAGACCTCACCCTGCCTGGCTGGGGGGACTGGGGGGGCGTGGGTCTAAAGCCACCAAAAAGAAAGCGCAGAAGGTTTCGGGTTAAGAGTGCCCCTCCTCCACCAAGGAAAGACCAGCATCTTCCCAGTGTGATCATCTCTGAGAAGAGGAACGCCTCCGTCAGCCTCCACCAAGTTCATGTCCTGCCGTTCCCCTTCGAGAACCATGCACAGTTCGAGAGCTGTATCCGCTCACCGCTTGGCCGTGCCTGGAACACGGAGCGAACGGTGAAAAAGCTCACCAAACCCAGAGTGGTCACCCAGCTGGGGGCCATCATCGATCCCGTGGCTGAGGAAGAACTGCTgaagaacaacaacaagaagGTGGTTGCTAGAGAAAGTAGCTAG
- the ccdc93 gene encoding coiled-coil domain-containing protein 93 isoform X1: MAATASVFLRVRAGSKVGAEYDQEGQLIQVESREDEEQTVKLAEILELLLAAGYFRARIKGLTPFDKVVGGMTWCITTCNFDIDVDLLFQENSTIGQKIALTEKIVSVLPKMKCPHRLEPHQIQGLDFIHIFPVIQWLVKRAIETREEMGDYVRAYSISQFQKSHAFPEDKELLQRKDKAVKAVLDVLEVYKPERKYRRQKDAELLLDEESRIHFTLLEYGRMCEAMLRYGLNKQCKQNKEDEGQVSGPQATPASITDVLEEDKLQAAEEGKLTASAVGQIVGLQSEEIKLIASEYAGKQLERSSEERSERYGPVQQHRRAVASLDKQIRQKAEQLNELKVKHAEVKACNEEAKRSLLEATEQSVKLETEMKSLEEMEEQADSGLMEKLRALVTMNENLKQQEQQFRTHCREEMVRLQQNIEELKSASGQDTEEEQERRQLIDQQYNSDREKLQKVRLLMARRNREIAILQRKIDEVPSRAELTQYQKRFIELYSQVSATHKETKQFFTLYNTLDDKKVYLEKEVNLLNSIHDNFQQAMSSAAARDQFLRQMEQIVEGIRQSRIKMEKKKQENKMRRDQLNDEYLELLDKQRLYFKTVKDFKEECRKNEMLLSKLRAKGAS, encoded by the exons ATGGCGGCGACTGCGTCCGTCTTCCTCAGAGTGAGAGCAGGATCTAAGGTTGGAGCAGAGTACGACCAGGAAGGCCAGCTGATCCAG GTGGAGAGCAGAGAGGATGAGGAACAGACCGTGAAGCTGGCAGAAAtcttggagctgctgctggctgcggGTTACTTCCGGGCCCGCATCAAAGGCCTGACTCCATTTGATAAG GTTGTTGGTGGAATGACCTGGTGCATAACCACATGTAACTTTGACATAGATGTCGATCTACTCTTCCAAGAAAATTCCACTATTGGACAGAAAAT AGCCCTGACAGagaaaatagtttctgttttaCCAAAGATGAAGTGTCCTCATCGCCTGGAACCCCATCAGATCCAAGGCTTggattttattcacattttcccaGTGATACAA tgGTTGGTGAAGCGAGCCATAGAGACGAGAGAAGAGATGGGAGATTATGTGAGGGCCTATTCCATTTCTCAGTTCCAGAAGAGCCATGCCTTCCCTGAG GATAAAGAACTCCTCCAGAGGAAAGACAAAGCTGTGAAGGCCGTTCTGGACGTATTG GAAGTGTACAAACCCGAGAGAAAGTACAGAAGACAGAAAGATGCAGAACTCCTGCTGGATGAGGAGTCCAGGATCCACTTCACTCTGCTGGAGTATGGCAG AATGTGTGAAGCTATGCT GAGATATGGACTAAATAAGCAGTGTAAACAAAACAAG GAAGATGAGGGGCAGGTCAGCGGGCCTCAGGCGACGCCTGCCAGCATTACAGACGTGTTGGAAGAAGACAAGCTGCAGGCAGCAGAAGAG ggGAAGCTGACTGCGAGTGCTGTGGGTCAGATAGTTGGACTCCAATCTGAGGAGATCAAACTGATTGCCTCGGAGTATGCTGGAAAG CAGTTGGAGCGTTCTTCAGAGGAGCGGTCAGAGCGCTACGGTCCAGTGCAGCAGCACCGCCGGGCCGTCGCCTCACTGGACAAACAGATCCGACAAAAAGCCGAGCAGCTGAATGAG CTCAAAGTAAAGCATGCAGAGGTGAAAGCCTGCAACGAAGAGGCAAAGAGGAGTCTGCTGGAG GCTACAGAACAATCAGTAAAACTGGAGACTGAGATGAAGTCCCTAGAAGAGATGGAGGAGCAAGCAGACAGTGG TCTGATGGAGAAGCTCAGGGCTTTGGTGACAATGAATGAGAACCTGAAGCAACAAGAGCAGCAGTTTCGGACACACTGCAGA GAAGAGATGGTCCGTCTACAGCAGAACATTGAAGAGCTGAAGTCGGCATCAGGACAGGacacagaggaggagcag GAGAGGAGGCAGCTAATAGACCAGCAGTACAATTCAGATAGAGAGAAGCTGCAAAAAGTCCGTCTGCTCATG GCTCGCAGGAACCGCGAGATTGCAATCCTGCAGAGGAAGATCGATGAGGTACCCAGCCGGGCGGAGCTGACCCAGTACCAGAAGAGATTTATTGAACTCTACAGCCAAG TTTCTGCCACACACAAAGAGACCAAGCAGTTCTTCACTCTCTATAACACCTTAGATGATAAGAAGGTCTACCTGGAGAAGGAG GTGAATCTGCTGAATTCAATTCATGACAACTTTCAaca AGCGATGTCGTCTGCAGCTGCCAGGGATCAGTTCCTCAGGCAGATGGAGCAGATAGTGGAGGGGATCAGACAGAGTCGCATCAAG atggagaagaagaaacaagaaaacaaaatgagaagagATCAGTTGAACGACGAATACCTGGAGCTGCTTGACAAGCAGAGGCTCTACTTCAAGACCgttaaagattttaaagag GAGTGCCGCAAAAATGAGATGCTGCTGTCCAAACTGAGAGCAAAAGGAGCTTCCTAA
- the ccdc93 gene encoding coiled-coil domain-containing protein 93 isoform X2: MAATASVFLRVRAGSKVGAEYDQEGQLIQVESREDEEQTVKLAEILELLLAAGYFRARIKGLTPFDKVVGGMTWCITTCNFDIDVDLLFQENSTIGQKIALTEKIVSVLPKMKCPHRLEPHQIQGLDFIHIFPVIQWLVKRAIETREEMGDYVRAYSISQFQKSHAFPEDKELLQRKDKAVKAVLDVLEVYKPERKYRRQKDAELLLDEESRIHFTLLEYGRMCEAMLYGLNKQCKQNKEDEGQVSGPQATPASITDVLEEDKLQAAEEGKLTASAVGQIVGLQSEEIKLIASEYAGKQLERSSEERSERYGPVQQHRRAVASLDKQIRQKAEQLNELKVKHAEVKACNEEAKRSLLEATEQSVKLETEMKSLEEMEEQADSGLMEKLRALVTMNENLKQQEQQFRTHCREEMVRLQQNIEELKSASGQDTEEEQERRQLIDQQYNSDREKLQKVRLLMARRNREIAILQRKIDEVPSRAELTQYQKRFIELYSQVSATHKETKQFFTLYNTLDDKKVYLEKEVNLLNSIHDNFQQAMSSAAARDQFLRQMEQIVEGIRQSRIKMEKKKQENKMRRDQLNDEYLELLDKQRLYFKTVKDFKEECRKNEMLLSKLRAKGAS, encoded by the exons ATGGCGGCGACTGCGTCCGTCTTCCTCAGAGTGAGAGCAGGATCTAAGGTTGGAGCAGAGTACGACCAGGAAGGCCAGCTGATCCAG GTGGAGAGCAGAGAGGATGAGGAACAGACCGTGAAGCTGGCAGAAAtcttggagctgctgctggctgcggGTTACTTCCGGGCCCGCATCAAAGGCCTGACTCCATTTGATAAG GTTGTTGGTGGAATGACCTGGTGCATAACCACATGTAACTTTGACATAGATGTCGATCTACTCTTCCAAGAAAATTCCACTATTGGACAGAAAAT AGCCCTGACAGagaaaatagtttctgttttaCCAAAGATGAAGTGTCCTCATCGCCTGGAACCCCATCAGATCCAAGGCTTggattttattcacattttcccaGTGATACAA tgGTTGGTGAAGCGAGCCATAGAGACGAGAGAAGAGATGGGAGATTATGTGAGGGCCTATTCCATTTCTCAGTTCCAGAAGAGCCATGCCTTCCCTGAG GATAAAGAACTCCTCCAGAGGAAAGACAAAGCTGTGAAGGCCGTTCTGGACGTATTG GAAGTGTACAAACCCGAGAGAAAGTACAGAAGACAGAAAGATGCAGAACTCCTGCTGGATGAGGAGTCCAGGATCCACTTCACTCTGCTGGAGTATGGCAG AATGTGTGAAGCTATGCT ATATGGACTAAATAAGCAGTGTAAACAAAACAAG GAAGATGAGGGGCAGGTCAGCGGGCCTCAGGCGACGCCTGCCAGCATTACAGACGTGTTGGAAGAAGACAAGCTGCAGGCAGCAGAAGAG ggGAAGCTGACTGCGAGTGCTGTGGGTCAGATAGTTGGACTCCAATCTGAGGAGATCAAACTGATTGCCTCGGAGTATGCTGGAAAG CAGTTGGAGCGTTCTTCAGAGGAGCGGTCAGAGCGCTACGGTCCAGTGCAGCAGCACCGCCGGGCCGTCGCCTCACTGGACAAACAGATCCGACAAAAAGCCGAGCAGCTGAATGAG CTCAAAGTAAAGCATGCAGAGGTGAAAGCCTGCAACGAAGAGGCAAAGAGGAGTCTGCTGGAG GCTACAGAACAATCAGTAAAACTGGAGACTGAGATGAAGTCCCTAGAAGAGATGGAGGAGCAAGCAGACAGTGG TCTGATGGAGAAGCTCAGGGCTTTGGTGACAATGAATGAGAACCTGAAGCAACAAGAGCAGCAGTTTCGGACACACTGCAGA GAAGAGATGGTCCGTCTACAGCAGAACATTGAAGAGCTGAAGTCGGCATCAGGACAGGacacagaggaggagcag GAGAGGAGGCAGCTAATAGACCAGCAGTACAATTCAGATAGAGAGAAGCTGCAAAAAGTCCGTCTGCTCATG GCTCGCAGGAACCGCGAGATTGCAATCCTGCAGAGGAAGATCGATGAGGTACCCAGCCGGGCGGAGCTGACCCAGTACCAGAAGAGATTTATTGAACTCTACAGCCAAG TTTCTGCCACACACAAAGAGACCAAGCAGTTCTTCACTCTCTATAACACCTTAGATGATAAGAAGGTCTACCTGGAGAAGGAG GTGAATCTGCTGAATTCAATTCATGACAACTTTCAaca AGCGATGTCGTCTGCAGCTGCCAGGGATCAGTTCCTCAGGCAGATGGAGCAGATAGTGGAGGGGATCAGACAGAGTCGCATCAAG atggagaagaagaaacaagaaaacaaaatgagaagagATCAGTTGAACGACGAATACCTGGAGCTGCTTGACAAGCAGAGGCTCTACTTCAAGACCgttaaagattttaaagag GAGTGCCGCAAAAATGAGATGCTGCTGTCCAAACTGAGAGCAAAAGGAGCTTCCTAA
- the ccdc93 gene encoding coiled-coil domain-containing protein 93 isoform X4, translated as MAATASVFLRVRAGSKVGAEYDQEGQLIQVESREDEEQTVKLAEILELLLAAGYFRARIKGLTPFDKVVGGMTWCITTCNFDIDVDLLFQENSTIGQKIALTEKIVSVLPKMKCPHRLEPHQIQGLDFIHIFPVIQWLVKRAIETREEMGDYVRAYSISQFQKSHAFPEDKELLQRKDKAVKAVLDVLEVYKPERKYRRQKDAELLLDEESRIHFTLLEYGRYGLNKQCKQNKEDEGQVSGPQATPASITDVLEEDKLQAAEEGKLTASAVGQIVGLQSEEIKLIASEYAGKQLERSSEERSERYGPVQQHRRAVASLDKQIRQKAEQLNELKVKHAEVKACNEEAKRSLLEATEQSVKLETEMKSLEEMEEQADSGLMEKLRALVTMNENLKQQEQQFRTHCREEMVRLQQNIEELKSASGQDTEEEQERRQLIDQQYNSDREKLQKVRLLMARRNREIAILQRKIDEVPSRAELTQYQKRFIELYSQVSATHKETKQFFTLYNTLDDKKVYLEKEVNLLNSIHDNFQQAMSSAAARDQFLRQMEQIVEGIRQSRIKMEKKKQENKMRRDQLNDEYLELLDKQRLYFKTVKDFKEECRKNEMLLSKLRAKGAS; from the exons ATGGCGGCGACTGCGTCCGTCTTCCTCAGAGTGAGAGCAGGATCTAAGGTTGGAGCAGAGTACGACCAGGAAGGCCAGCTGATCCAG GTGGAGAGCAGAGAGGATGAGGAACAGACCGTGAAGCTGGCAGAAAtcttggagctgctgctggctgcggGTTACTTCCGGGCCCGCATCAAAGGCCTGACTCCATTTGATAAG GTTGTTGGTGGAATGACCTGGTGCATAACCACATGTAACTTTGACATAGATGTCGATCTACTCTTCCAAGAAAATTCCACTATTGGACAGAAAAT AGCCCTGACAGagaaaatagtttctgttttaCCAAAGATGAAGTGTCCTCATCGCCTGGAACCCCATCAGATCCAAGGCTTggattttattcacattttcccaGTGATACAA tgGTTGGTGAAGCGAGCCATAGAGACGAGAGAAGAGATGGGAGATTATGTGAGGGCCTATTCCATTTCTCAGTTCCAGAAGAGCCATGCCTTCCCTGAG GATAAAGAACTCCTCCAGAGGAAAGACAAAGCTGTGAAGGCCGTTCTGGACGTATTG GAAGTGTACAAACCCGAGAGAAAGTACAGAAGACAGAAAGATGCAGAACTCCTGCTGGATGAGGAGTCCAGGATCCACTTCACTCTGCTGGAGTATGGCAG ATATGGACTAAATAAGCAGTGTAAACAAAACAAG GAAGATGAGGGGCAGGTCAGCGGGCCTCAGGCGACGCCTGCCAGCATTACAGACGTGTTGGAAGAAGACAAGCTGCAGGCAGCAGAAGAG ggGAAGCTGACTGCGAGTGCTGTGGGTCAGATAGTTGGACTCCAATCTGAGGAGATCAAACTGATTGCCTCGGAGTATGCTGGAAAG CAGTTGGAGCGTTCTTCAGAGGAGCGGTCAGAGCGCTACGGTCCAGTGCAGCAGCACCGCCGGGCCGTCGCCTCACTGGACAAACAGATCCGACAAAAAGCCGAGCAGCTGAATGAG CTCAAAGTAAAGCATGCAGAGGTGAAAGCCTGCAACGAAGAGGCAAAGAGGAGTCTGCTGGAG GCTACAGAACAATCAGTAAAACTGGAGACTGAGATGAAGTCCCTAGAAGAGATGGAGGAGCAAGCAGACAGTGG TCTGATGGAGAAGCTCAGGGCTTTGGTGACAATGAATGAGAACCTGAAGCAACAAGAGCAGCAGTTTCGGACACACTGCAGA GAAGAGATGGTCCGTCTACAGCAGAACATTGAAGAGCTGAAGTCGGCATCAGGACAGGacacagaggaggagcag GAGAGGAGGCAGCTAATAGACCAGCAGTACAATTCAGATAGAGAGAAGCTGCAAAAAGTCCGTCTGCTCATG GCTCGCAGGAACCGCGAGATTGCAATCCTGCAGAGGAAGATCGATGAGGTACCCAGCCGGGCGGAGCTGACCCAGTACCAGAAGAGATTTATTGAACTCTACAGCCAAG TTTCTGCCACACACAAAGAGACCAAGCAGTTCTTCACTCTCTATAACACCTTAGATGATAAGAAGGTCTACCTGGAGAAGGAG GTGAATCTGCTGAATTCAATTCATGACAACTTTCAaca AGCGATGTCGTCTGCAGCTGCCAGGGATCAGTTCCTCAGGCAGATGGAGCAGATAGTGGAGGGGATCAGACAGAGTCGCATCAAG atggagaagaagaaacaagaaaacaaaatgagaagagATCAGTTGAACGACGAATACCTGGAGCTGCTTGACAAGCAGAGGCTCTACTTCAAGACCgttaaagattttaaagag GAGTGCCGCAAAAATGAGATGCTGCTGTCCAAACTGAGAGCAAAAGGAGCTTCCTAA
- the ccdc93 gene encoding coiled-coil domain-containing protein 93 isoform X3 encodes MAATASVFLRVRAGSKVGAEYDQEGQLIQVESREDEEQTVKLAEILELLLAAGYFRARIKGLTPFDKVVGGMTWCITTCNFDIDVDLLFQENSTIGQKIALTEKIVSVLPKMKCPHRLEPHQIQGLDFIHIFPVIQWLVKRAIETREEMGDYVRAYSISQFQKSHAFPEDKELLQRKDKAVKAVLDVLEVYKPERKYRRQKDAELLLDEESRIHFTLLEYGRRYGLNKQCKQNKEDEGQVSGPQATPASITDVLEEDKLQAAEEGKLTASAVGQIVGLQSEEIKLIASEYAGKQLERSSEERSERYGPVQQHRRAVASLDKQIRQKAEQLNELKVKHAEVKACNEEAKRSLLEATEQSVKLETEMKSLEEMEEQADSGLMEKLRALVTMNENLKQQEQQFRTHCREEMVRLQQNIEELKSASGQDTEEEQERRQLIDQQYNSDREKLQKVRLLMARRNREIAILQRKIDEVPSRAELTQYQKRFIELYSQVSATHKETKQFFTLYNTLDDKKVYLEKEVNLLNSIHDNFQQAMSSAAARDQFLRQMEQIVEGIRQSRIKMEKKKQENKMRRDQLNDEYLELLDKQRLYFKTVKDFKEECRKNEMLLSKLRAKGAS; translated from the exons ATGGCGGCGACTGCGTCCGTCTTCCTCAGAGTGAGAGCAGGATCTAAGGTTGGAGCAGAGTACGACCAGGAAGGCCAGCTGATCCAG GTGGAGAGCAGAGAGGATGAGGAACAGACCGTGAAGCTGGCAGAAAtcttggagctgctgctggctgcggGTTACTTCCGGGCCCGCATCAAAGGCCTGACTCCATTTGATAAG GTTGTTGGTGGAATGACCTGGTGCATAACCACATGTAACTTTGACATAGATGTCGATCTACTCTTCCAAGAAAATTCCACTATTGGACAGAAAAT AGCCCTGACAGagaaaatagtttctgttttaCCAAAGATGAAGTGTCCTCATCGCCTGGAACCCCATCAGATCCAAGGCTTggattttattcacattttcccaGTGATACAA tgGTTGGTGAAGCGAGCCATAGAGACGAGAGAAGAGATGGGAGATTATGTGAGGGCCTATTCCATTTCTCAGTTCCAGAAGAGCCATGCCTTCCCTGAG GATAAAGAACTCCTCCAGAGGAAAGACAAAGCTGTGAAGGCCGTTCTGGACGTATTG GAAGTGTACAAACCCGAGAGAAAGTACAGAAGACAGAAAGATGCAGAACTCCTGCTGGATGAGGAGTCCAGGATCCACTTCACTCTGCTGGAGTATGGCAG GAGATATGGACTAAATAAGCAGTGTAAACAAAACAAG GAAGATGAGGGGCAGGTCAGCGGGCCTCAGGCGACGCCTGCCAGCATTACAGACGTGTTGGAAGAAGACAAGCTGCAGGCAGCAGAAGAG ggGAAGCTGACTGCGAGTGCTGTGGGTCAGATAGTTGGACTCCAATCTGAGGAGATCAAACTGATTGCCTCGGAGTATGCTGGAAAG CAGTTGGAGCGTTCTTCAGAGGAGCGGTCAGAGCGCTACGGTCCAGTGCAGCAGCACCGCCGGGCCGTCGCCTCACTGGACAAACAGATCCGACAAAAAGCCGAGCAGCTGAATGAG CTCAAAGTAAAGCATGCAGAGGTGAAAGCCTGCAACGAAGAGGCAAAGAGGAGTCTGCTGGAG GCTACAGAACAATCAGTAAAACTGGAGACTGAGATGAAGTCCCTAGAAGAGATGGAGGAGCAAGCAGACAGTGG TCTGATGGAGAAGCTCAGGGCTTTGGTGACAATGAATGAGAACCTGAAGCAACAAGAGCAGCAGTTTCGGACACACTGCAGA GAAGAGATGGTCCGTCTACAGCAGAACATTGAAGAGCTGAAGTCGGCATCAGGACAGGacacagaggaggagcag GAGAGGAGGCAGCTAATAGACCAGCAGTACAATTCAGATAGAGAGAAGCTGCAAAAAGTCCGTCTGCTCATG GCTCGCAGGAACCGCGAGATTGCAATCCTGCAGAGGAAGATCGATGAGGTACCCAGCCGGGCGGAGCTGACCCAGTACCAGAAGAGATTTATTGAACTCTACAGCCAAG TTTCTGCCACACACAAAGAGACCAAGCAGTTCTTCACTCTCTATAACACCTTAGATGATAAGAAGGTCTACCTGGAGAAGGAG GTGAATCTGCTGAATTCAATTCATGACAACTTTCAaca AGCGATGTCGTCTGCAGCTGCCAGGGATCAGTTCCTCAGGCAGATGGAGCAGATAGTGGAGGGGATCAGACAGAGTCGCATCAAG atggagaagaagaaacaagaaaacaaaatgagaagagATCAGTTGAACGACGAATACCTGGAGCTGCTTGACAAGCAGAGGCTCTACTTCAAGACCgttaaagattttaaagag GAGTGCCGCAAAAATGAGATGCTGCTGTCCAAACTGAGAGCAAAAGGAGCTTCCTAA
- the LOC103482427 gene encoding fibroblast growth factor 4A-like produces MYSQDSVSRLAAVPRGHDATVWASVRCLMFHTMTMTSVLPGLLLLLMLPVYGQLVGAKKSEEAEEQSSRLRGLWKLHFKASRLKGKGSSSSPANEVAKQLLLYCRAGIGYHLQILPNGSVGGVHRPTPYCWLKLFAVRRGVVGIRGLKSGLYLCMSGQGLAYGEEPFSDNCLFKENVEENHYTTYSSLSHPGNYLALSHRGQLRRGNSVGPNQSCAHFLPRRT; encoded by the exons ATGTACAGTCAGGACTCTGTATCCAGGCTTGCTGCTGTTCCCAGAGGACATGATGCCACTGTGTGGGCCTCTGTCAGATGCCTGATGTTTCACACCATGACCATGACCTCAGTCCTGCCTGGCCTTCTGTTGCTTTTGATGTTACCAGTATATGGTCAGCTAGTGGGAGCAAAGAAGTCAGAAGAGGCTGAAGAGCAAAGTTCCCGCCTGCGGGGCCTCTGGAAGCTGCACTTTAAGGCATCCAGGCTGAAAGGAAAAG GATCAAGCTCTAGCCCAGCCAACGAAGTGGCCAAACAGCTTCTGCTCTACTGCCGGGCCGGAATTGGCTACCACCTTCAGATCCTGCCCAATGGCTCAGTGGGAGGAGTCCATAGACCGACTCCATACT GCTGGCTGAAGCTGTTTGCTGTGAGGCGTGGAGTGGTAGGAATCAGAGGGTTGAAGAGTGGCTTGTACCTGTGTATGAGTGGGCAAGGACTGGCATATGGAGAG GAGCCGTTTTCTGACAACTGTCTGTTCAAGGAAAACGTAGAAGAAAATCACTACACCACCTACTCTTCTCTGTCCCACCCGGGCAACTACCTGGCACTTTCCCACAGAGGACAGCTCAGGAGGGGCAACAGTGTGGGCCCAAATCAGTCCTGTGCTCATTTCTTACCAAGGAGAACGTGA